ttttgtcgagactaaaactgtcaacttatggcaaacttaaaggaccaaaaccgttaagtgcatagttaagggactattttgaacctactctcatagttaagggaccatttttattaacttgtaacaaacttaaaggactaaaaccgttaagtgcatagttaagggactattttgaacctactatcatagttaagggaccatttttgtccttttctctgCGATTATGCTAATTAACCGCGTCATTCTACTTTTCCAATTTCAACTGTAGTTCAGTATTTAGGAAATTTCCCGAatgagaagaaaaagaaaggtatCAAACCGAAAATAAAGGAAGGTAGAAAGGATTTTACAGGGAATCATGGCTTAATAACGAATCATCAACATTGCAGCAAAATCACATTTCTCAATACTGTTTCTTCCCATTCTTCAACTGTTGTTGGCCGGTGTTGACAGCAGTAAGTAAGCTTAAGATTCGAAATTGCTTTTCCTCTGCTCTCACTGTCTTGCCATTCATCTGCCACAAACCCTTAACTGATTTCCCTCGACAAAATTAAAGTAATTTTGGGCTGTCTATTTGTGTGTGTTTTTTCCTAATTATTTGTTACGCAGTTCGGCTTCTTGTCTTTAATTTGAATAATATTACTTGCCATACACTTTTTTTAACCTTCCAAGCATTGAGCTGAATCACAACCTATTGAGAGATAGAATAGTCAGGGGTAGTTTTGTAATTATGGTGCATATTTGTGATAGTTGACAGCTGGTAGTTAGTTGTCACTTAGTCTGGTATGTATATATACGTGTAGCTTGTACAAAATACACAGATCAATACATTTTAATTCTCCACAAGAACTGCTCTTAGATATTTTCATTCCATAGCTTTTCTCTTAGGTTTAACCTCAGTTGTTGTCGATTAACTGAAGCTATATTATCAGCCTTGATATGGTATATCACTCTGTTCACTTATCTGGCCTACAGTACTACTGCATTGTGTTTTATTTAATATCTTGCTATGAAGTATATTAACTTTTTCATGACTtgaaaataaatacattatgaGCTAATCATGTCTTTTGAGGTAATTGATAACGTGGAATTGGTCGAGGTGCAAGCAAGCTGGCCAGACACCACAATTATAAACAAATTACTCTTCTGGGATCTTGTTATATTTTCTATTAGCTTGGCAAAATAAATGGTTTGACTTGAATTTGTAGTGTTTAACTATTTCTGTAATTCTTTAACTCGAGATACATAAAAGCTGCAGATTAAATGATCAAGTAGACGCCACTGCTAAATAAATCCTGTAGTGTATTTTCCATCCTCCATATAATTTGTTTCCTCTGTTGGGACTTTTTGAGAACCAACGGGTGCGGATAAACTGATTGGTCGTCCGAAATTGATGGGAATTAAGAAAGCAACTTATACAGTCTTTATATAAGTAGGTAGAATAATACAGTCTTCGTAGAACTTTGTAACTATTAACATGACAAACTAGCTGGAGTCTACTCTGTTGGCATTCTTAGTtaactttatttttaaatttcatgGCTCTTCCCTGGAATTGAAACAAATAGTAGAACGAGACAAGTCATATagatatctatatacatacacgaGGATAAACACAGAAACTGATAGATATAGCTTGTGTATGACATTGTTCCTCCACATCATAACTGCAAAGCAAATTTATTGGTATTCATAATTGTGTTATCTTCCTTTTCAGAGCTTGTTTCAACAGATTGAAAAGCTGAGTCATCTAACATATAACCAGCTGTGAGCAGAGATAGGATGAACATTATGAAGAATCTTAATTTAAACTTTTTTCTAATCTAGTAGCTTCTTTGATTGGACAGGAAACTATAATCTTTTCCCCCCACACTCGGCACAATCAGAGAAGGTCTTCCTCTCTTCTGTGTATTTTATGATTTTTCTGCACAGACTGGGATAGGTTTTCCTGGTCTGTAAATCAGTTGGAGATGTTTTCCAAATGAAGTCATCATCTTCAAGGTAAATTACATTTGTATTCTACTTTATTTCAGAGTGAAAAAGGAAAATTGTGTTTTGTTTTACTGTTGGATTTGCTGGATTAAACATTTATGTCACACCTTGATAATGTGGGTTTGATTTATCAAGACGTTAACCATTTAAGTACATGATTTTCAGGCATAGCTGAAAGTTCACCATGCCTCGTAAGGCAAATTCTGGAGTTAACTACAAGGAAGATTTTGATGACTATGAAGATTACAGTTATGACGATGATGATGGATATGATTATGCAGTGGAAGATGGTGAGTACCTCTGCCCTTTTTAGGGAGCTTGAGAGATTCCCAATGCTTAATCTCTGTAGGCTGCACAATTCTGTTCCATCTCCCCTCAAGCACTTAACAAATAAGAATAGCAGATGACATTAAACTTACTGAGATTACTTCTCTTGTAATGTTGACATACCTTTGTTGATGTCATGTTTGAATAAAAGCATTTAAGTACTTCCAAATTCATTTGTGCAAGCTAATTAAAATTCATGGTATTGTCCATTAAACTGCAATGACTTGCTGTATCTTGTTATTTTTCTCTGAACTGTTACAGCAATAATTTATGTGTCATTATTCTGTTGTTGACTATGTTTCTTAAAGTAGGTTGGTGGAGAACGTTTAGTTGTTGTGTGGGGCTGCTCTATACTACTCACTGGGATTCATAGAAGGATAAAAATACTTAACAAGTTACTCAAACTATTTCCAGGCTTAAGATATGATTTGCTTAATTTCTTAGAAAACTTTCTAAAAGTTATACCCCCCTTGTCTCAATTTTTGTCTCCCATGCTGGAATATCCCAAAGTTTTTGGTACCCTACAGATAATGATATCTTATGCAACTTCATGACCATTTAAATTGAGGTCCTTAATGCCATTTTTTCCTCTCTACGCTAAGTGTGAAACTAGTACTATTACATGAAAGATCACAGGAAATATCAATGAGATTTCTTGTTTGCATAGTTAAATGTTTATGGTTGATTACCATGATCATAGGTCTTACCATGATCATAGGTCCTGGAAATAGCGGCACCTCTTAAATATAAAGAGAACTTTGAAGAACTCAATATGTTTTTTAACAATTTGCTGCAGGTGTGCCACCAGACACAAGGTCAAAACAGGAGTCGGTTAAGGCGGGGGTTTGGCGTTGTCCCATTTGTACATTTGATAATGAAGATGCTATGAATGTATGTGATATATGTGGAGTCCTTCGTAATCCATTGGTCAAACATTGTGTCGGCAGTAAAGAAAATACAGGTTAGCAACTCCTGAACCTGTCCCCGGGGTCTATATGCGTGTCTCTGTGAAATTTGTTACTACGCTtaacacacttataaacagaTTTCCTTACTGTATTTTCCATCTCCATTACTAAACATGAGAatccccacttgtgggactatactgggtatgttgttgttgacttGTTGTATTACTACACATGAGAAAACATTTTCTTTTGGGAGCTCCAGGGAGAGGGAACGGTTTGTTTGTTTCCTTGGTAGTCCATTGGTTGCAATTCTCCTTGATGTTATCTCATGCTTTACTTATTGCTTATTTGTCTGTTGGTATATATATGCTCTCTGTGAAGTTTGTTACTACCCTATAGCACACTTGTGAATACTAGCAGTATGGACCAGCGAAATAGAGAACATGATAAGGCATTTTCTTTTGGGGGCTGGGAAGAGGAACTGTTTCCTTGGGTAGTTCGGTCGCATTCTCCTTGATTTTGTTTCATGTTTGTCTCTATGAAACTTGTTACTACCATTTAGCTGACTAGCACACGTGTGAAGTTGTGAAGTGCTTTGCTTACTTGCACTATGGACCAAAGCATAATACAGAACATGAGAAAACATTTTCTTTGGGGGCTAGGGAGATGGAATTATTAGATGGTTGGTCCATCTCTTAATGTTATTTCATGCTTTATTTACTTACTATAAAACAATGCTTATTTGAATGTTTTGGGCATTTCTACTCTGTTCTTGGTCTGCCTATTTTGAAGGTTATTAAACATCGTTATGTTGTATGGACAAACTACCTTTTTTAACATAACTATGTATAGGTCTTATCTGTTCTGCTTGTTGTTTCATGTGTGGTCTGCTTGCTTCTTCATAGAGTAGATGGTTCCCGTGCAGTTGGTGGCATATGTAAAGATTCTGGAGCATCTGTAATGGCTGAGTCTCTATTTCCATCACTGCTGCTTCAGAAACCAAAAAAGGCTATAAACTCTGAAGCACAGAATTACTCTTTAAAGACCGAAGATTGCTTTAACTTCTACAGGCCTGGAAATATGTGTGGACAGTTTCATGATTTATACAGAGATTTTTGCACTCAAAGCCACTGCAAGATTGATATAGGTCTGCAGATGCTCGAGCACAGTCCGGTCTATAGACATATGAACTTCCATTTTTTCCCTCCCCTTTGCTTGAAAAATTGTGTTTGCCATTATATTACTTCTATCTCTGTTCATAATTGACCATCTTTGCTTTTAATCCATTACCTAACATATGCTAATGATGGTGCAGTACCTTTCAAGTTTGAATCCCCATCTCCAGACGATGTAGTACTGAGTAGAATAGCACCATCCAGATTACCTCCCAAAGGTACTCTATTCATGCTTTAGTTAACTGCAAAAATAAATGAGAAAGTACCTGCAATCAGTGAATCTTAATGCATCAACCATTCTTGAATTGGCCTCATTGACGAAGATGGAGCCTTGGAAATAGTCAATGGAGGGTCACTACAAGTGATCTCCTGGTCGGAAAGATATATCAGTATTTTTTGAGAATTTATGTTGAGAGAGCAAAGGTGTCTGGCTGTTGTCTTTGAAACACACCTGGACACTGAGTGAATGATTTCTTACAATAATTTATTGTTTATTGTTCCCTTCCCTCCAGGCTGCACAAAGTGctccttacttttttttttctccaccataatcttctttcttttctccttggAAGAGTGAGTAAATACACGGCATTTTAAGGTTTTTCTAGTGGTTTGTCAAATAAACTCAGTATGACTAGGCTGAATTTCTTGTAAAATCAATGTAAGTCTTAGATCTCATTTAGATATCCGTGGAATTGTTAATTTAGTGTTTTTCCACGAAACTTctgcttttcttttcttttgcccTAACTTAGGTAGGGGTTCACGAGTACCCTTTCTAGGTTTTTGAACACTTAGTTGTGTAACTGTTTTCTTatgtttttttatatatttttttctttttggagaGTTTTGAAATCGTTTATTTGCATTGTTGGTCTCCTTTCAGCTGATACTGACAAGGTCTTACAGTTAGATACCCCTTCAAATAACAAAGAACAGAGTACAGAAGTTAAAATAGAATTGGAAGGAGATCCAAGTTCTTCAACATCATTAGTAAAAGTTAAACACGGTGATTTGAAGGATAGTGGTCCTTCTACGGAAATTAGGGGAAATAATGGTGTAACAAGCAACTTAAACGATATGTCTACATCATCAAAGCCTTGCAATGTGGATATTGGAAAGAGCGACAGTGCAACATCAAGCTCAAAGAGTAAGCCTCAGAAAATTGTACAGCCTCCTCAAATAGAAGACAACTTCAACCAGCTAAATCTTGCAATTGTAAGTCCTTAGTTTACATTCTCTTGATAGTATATATTACACTGCTTTTTAGTTGCCATTCTTTTCAATATGTAGGTTGGCCATGTGGATTCTGGGAAGTCAACACTGTCAGGAAGGTTGCTACACCTTTTGGGGCGGATATCCCAGAAAGAAATGCACAAATATGAAAAAGAGGCTAAGCAGCAAGTGATTATTCAATCTTCATCCTTTTTGTAAGACGATTTCAAATCTTTACGAGGTTATTGACAACTCTGTTGTCTATTCAATCAGGGAAAAGGGTCGTTTGCTTATGCTTGGGCATTGGATGAGAGTGCTGAAGAAAGAGAGAGGGGAATAACTATGACAGTGGGTGTTGCCTACTTTAACACTAAATGTTACCGTGTTGTTCTGCTTGATTCCCCAGGCCACAGGGACTTTGTCCCAAATATGATATCAGGAGCAACACAAGCAGATGCAGCAATTCTTGTAATTGATGCTTCAGTAGGTGCATTTGAAGCAGGTATTGATGCTACTGGAGGTCAGACGAGAGAGCATGCACAACTTATCAAAAGCTTCGGGGTGGATCAGATTATAATTGCTGTTAACAAAATGGACGCAGTGGGATACTCCAAAGAACGATTTGATGCAATTAAGAAACAGTTAGGCTCATTCCTCCGTGCTTGTAAGTTTAAAGATTCTTCAGTAGCATGGATTCCCCTAAGTGCCATGGCAAACCAAAATTTGGTGACAGGTCCATCAGAGTCACGGTTGTTGTCCTGGTTAGCCTACTAACCAAacatcctcttttttttttccttcctgtTTCTTGTGTCACACGTCTATGGTTTTAAGAAAAGCATAAACTTACTAGTATAGTTAATGCTAGTCTAATGCTAGTCATGTCTCTCAACTTTATCACACATAATAAAGAGTTCTTAATAATAGGTAGCTGGAATTCAAAATAGCGAAATTCTTCCTAGATATCAATAACTTAAAGGTCGACTTACATGTTAAGATGAAGACTGTGCCATTGAGTTAAATTTGTTAGTAATTGTAGTTCTACAATGTAAATGGAAGTGAATTTTGGATATCTAAAACCCAACATATCCTTAAGATGAATGTTGTAGATGTACACAGATTAGAGATGAAATATTCAACAAATAACAGAAGAGCACACACAGAGAACAAAATGATAAAATGTGGCCTGAGATTATTCACCATATCCTACATAGATCTCCATGGGCAGCAGTTAGTATATGGGGCAATATGATGATTGAAGATGATGAAAGGGCACGAGGCAGTCTTAAAATTGCAAGGACGGAATTGGTCTTTTTCTTTTTGGGCAAGGAGGGAATTTGTCTGAGAAAGCCTACAAACTCTAGAATCGGTGCAGATTTAGCTAAAAATAATAGATCCATTTAGGTGATACCAGCTAGTTGAGATTATTGGCTTAGTGTTATACAACAACGacatactcagtgtaatcccacaagtggggcctGGGGAGGGTAGCATGATGCAATCAAGTATAATCTAGTGGAATTAGTTAATCTAGGAGTAAGAAACTCGAAGAACATGAATGCTAGACCAGGGTATTAACAGAGAATATAGCTTATTTGAGAGAAGCTGAGAGAAAGAAGAGATTTTGTATTATGATCAATGAATGAATTGGATTACATATATAATAGGCTGTATAGTTAAACTTGACTTGCTAACTGAATCGTATGAAATGATTACACAACTACCGCACAATTGAACAACCAAAACTGTCTAACAGCTTGCAACTAAAACAGTTTTGTAACTAACTTTCTGCCAGCTCAGCTGAATTGTAACTCCTTCAACTAACATGTATCAATACCCCTCCGTGAAGAACATCCTTGTCCTCAAGGATCAAAGGATGGAAATCTCTGCTGTAACTCAGAAAGATACTCCCAAGTAGCCTGATCAGCAGCAATGCCAGTCCATTTGACCAAAACTTGACAAACGGCTTTGTTCCCCTTTTCACTAGTCTTCTCTTCAAGATAGACTTAGGAAGTGGACAACGAGGACTAGATAAGTGAAGCACAGGAGGATGGTTAATACTAATTGGCACCTCATGGCACTTCTTCAATTGAGAAACCTGGAATGTGGGAACATCAGTAGGCAGCAAAAGCCTATAAGCTACTTTACCAACCTTAGCTTCAATAGGATATGGCCCATAATACTTAGCAGCAAGCTTATTAAAGGGTCTAGTAGCAACTGAAACTTTCCTGTAAGGTTGTAATTTCAGATACACCCATTTTCCCACTTCAAATGATCTGTCAGACCTGTGTTTATTGGCAACATCCTTCATCCTTTGTTGAACCCTGGCCAAGTGAAGCTTGAGTAACTGAATAATAGCCTCCCTTGCTTCTAATGATCTATCAACCATCTCAATAGCAGTTTCTCCACCCAAGTAAGGAAGATGAATAGGGTTTTTTGTCCATACAACACCTCATAAGGAGTGCACTTGAAAGTGGAATGATAGGTGGTATTGTACCACCATTCAGCTAAGAGCAAATACTTGGACCAATCCTTAGGACAATCTGAGCAAAAACACCTCAAATTAGTTTCAAAAGTTCTGTTCAGCACCTCTGTTTGAGGGTGGTAAGCTGGGAATCTTTGCAACTGTACTCCTTGGAGTATAAATAACTCCTGCCAGAATGAACTCAAAAACACTGGATCTCTATCACTAGTAATTATAACTGGCATATCATGTAACTTGAACACTTGGTCTAGAAAACATTGAGCAGTATGGGGGTGGTGCAGGCTTAAGAAAGGACCAGACTTGCTCAATCTATCCACCACAACCAAGATCACATCCTGACCATGTGATTTTGGAAGTCCTTCAATAAAGTCTAAGCAtatatgtcacgccccaaaacccaccctagacgtgaccggcatctgacgtcatgaacaacatcggaagaacctaaacgatacaataataacacttgaacccgccaggttcaacattcgcctccaacagtttataaaacaaaggtaaacaaatcatgcatataagaattaaatcagcggaagtctttagttatctatacttgtcaaacataacaacgtgcccaagagttaatcaataactcaacaactacccacaaatgtatactagggagcttctaagataaagtaataatagtctgactcatcgggacgcagcccggaaaactaatgtaatgaataaataaatcaatagggtgtcccacgaacgaatgtgtgggctcaccaaattagccgcaacagcaagtccttcctaaacgcctggagtattaagaacctgctcttctccgttacctaacataccatcaaaaacaacaatggtatgcctgagtacttgtcacgacccgcccACCTAGGTCATGACCGACGCTCAGTTAGCCTAAGCCAACTGAACAAGCCTGAATCATTTCTTGTtagtaaaaatttcggcagagtttcctctgtacggGGAGAAAATCCAAAAATCAAAACCTGTCAACACCCAGTAAAATAATCCAACGAACTACAATACCAACATATTAAGTGTTATAGAGCATTAGAATCCCAAGATGGGCTTTCGCAAAACTTATAAGTCCCAAGCTATACTTTACTAACACAAGCCAAAATAAGATATACAAGGCCGACTTAAGGAGCAAAACTCTaggattagaaaaaaaaaaaaggaaaaaaaactaaTATACTATAGTAGTTAGCAACATGGTTGCCCTCGCGAAACAAGTGGGGGGCTTACTGGATTCGTTGTCAGCTCTGTCTATCGCTCTGTCTGAGTCAGAATGTCACCTTCGGCTAAATTATCTGTAGGAAAATAAAACAAGGGAGTGGGATCAGTCACACCGACTGAGTGAGTAATAATATCAACCATAGCGTTTTATTCCGGACAAGCATATGTATAAGAAATCATGCAACATATAAATCATCAAAAGATATCTCCTTTAGACCAACAGAACAATACATCTATTAAAACTATGTTTAAACTAGTTAAATAATCACGTTCTTATTTATTGGGAGGTCCCTATGCCAGTATCGAAATATACATTATGACGCTATGGATTTACCATAGCCGTCTGACTACCCCGTCAGCTAGGTTCCCTTCTAGAGGGCCTTTGTACAATACGAGTTCACTTACAAGGTGCACCAGGTCTAACGATCCCGACGTTAGATAACGGCGAATCTGGCAATAGTTTTTCCGAAAGTTCCTTTTTCATAATACAAATGGATTCTTTCCGTGTCAAGAATTTAAATCCAGCAGTATATATCAACTCATCCTGATCAAAAAGAAGAATTTATAACAACTCATAAAGGGCATAGTTCAAGAACATCCGGTGTGTAAAAGTGAATTGATGTGTTTTTATATATAAGGCCATGTTGTTGCTTATCCGCGTGCAAATAATCTCTTTCGTTAGACGACCAATTCTATGCAAGAAAACGACTTTAAAACATGCTACAGAAAAAGAAAATCAACTATGAAGGAATTATCACTCACTGTACTCTTGCCGAATAACTCCAATTCGCTTCCGGCAATTGTCCCCTTGAAGTATCAGTTATCTAAAATATATAAAGCAATATTCGAGTCACATGTGGGCTTATCAGATGCTAATTTGCCCCAATTAACCTATGCTCGTCAGGATACTAAATTTTGATTTCTAGCTATTGCTATTCTCTGTCTGTCTTGAGCATACCAACAACAGGTTTTTAGTTTTATTCCCCAAATTTAGAACTCTAGAAGAGAATTTCAATTTATTTAATTCTAAATCTTAGTTGTTATTGCTCCCTACCCAACAAAAGGATGAATTTAGTGATGAAAGAACTTACTTGCAAAGTCAAGAATGGAGAAACTAGTTGgatcttgaatttttcttatctGGTTCTAAGTCTCTAGCTTCTTTTCTTCACTTCCTTTCCCTGTagctcttgttttttttttcttctccttggAACTATGCTATACttatctccctttttttttttttttttttgtttgtttaagtTATCAAGTAGGTTCTAGAGAAGTGGGTAATAAATAGCTTATGATTGAAGTAGTATGGGCCAAGACTTAATACCTAAGTAACTtagatgggccaaggcccaatattTCAGGTTGTTATAGTACTTCGTAcacagtgagtgcctcggggacaataaaaCCAATGTAAgagcagttattcagtttgtgtatctcaataagaattattaaaaccgattataaggcctcttgtcaaggtacaacttcaaatatgtctttcaattgatcataattaacgacAACAAattcatgagaaaataagaatgtcacacatgtcaatacaggcccaagaatcaagcacatcgaaggggtgaccgtagaggctCCCTTGTCACAGTGCACTACACCGGAATGtggaattctcggtggctatccttccttccGAATAGCTGGGCATTAACCGCaatccgggtagcgaacccggtagtggccactcttcctcccgaatggctaggcaattaccacactaggatccatagtggctaccttttctcccgagtagctaggccaaacacaacaacaaagttcatagcatagaagctgattcacaatttgtctcaaggtatgtcacaccatcaattaatATTAAgattcattatgccatatcgtaaagattaaGTCATTTCAGTCAATGTTTTAAAAACTTATAACctctttacaaaagattttcatgtcccaattcatcaaggagaatgtcattaccaactcttaaccatcattattaagcatctctcatggaggaaaacattcataatatcttatacatatatagggtttgttacaatctaggtttaatgtgagtttgtcccctcacacacataaccactatttagacatgaattagagttcaagaaacatgaaaatattACTTCCCCTTTCATttattaaagaatcttgaataaaatttatactcccaacaataggttcaaaagtgattttcattcaaaataacttttcaaaaagagagacatacaaatcatccttatagtcaaaaatgatttttaaaagagacatatcttaatatgttaaacaaagtttaacaattcacttttctaatgaagaacacccaaaccctagcttgaatcactttaggaagaattatgctgcaaaccctaggttttgatcacaagaatcatggtaagaatcatgggtttgatgttagaatagattagtaatattaagggtgttcttacctttgatttgaagacttggagggatgattttcgtgcttagggtttggaaggatgaaaaaaaaatgggaacaaaataagaccatacccattttaaacccaaattttctgccagaaacggTGAAAGTACGGCCTActagtacgtcccgtactttgaagtaagTCCCGTACTTGTAGCCCGTACTTAGGCTGCCAAAACCAGTGAAGAAAGGAAGAAGTACGTccaaaaggacgtcccgtactttctgggcgtactttgggcgaaatctCCCGCTTTTGTGCCCTTCaataaaatggacataactttttgtacatagctttgctcgggctgggagacctaccgttggaaagctatttcaaagatctataactttcatcaaggaagttttttcaaattcgcaacacattttcatgaaaatcgctcAGAAGACAGGCCTACCAAAACTTAGGAgaagttaagagcccttaagaacttcaattgttggtttggcTTCAAagcgaccatcttccacccgaattcatcaagaatggattcatatagatataatatcatgttaacactagatttttacacattcacacctaactcggatttacgggatgttacaatatATCTGTCCAAACTCCCTCAGGTATGGGAAGAGGTTGTAACAGACCTGGTGATGCTGCAGCATCATATTTATGCCTCTGACAAATATCACATTTATTAATGAAATTCCTCACATCAGAAATAAGATTTTTCCAATGAAATAAAGACTATAACCTCTTAATAGTTACATCCATACCAGAGCGTCCACCTTGAGTTGTGCTATGCCATAATTCAATGATAGATCTCCTTAGTTGATTATCATTACCAATGACTAACCTCCCCTTCCCTTCCATCTGAGCTGATTATTACACCAAGTATAACTCTTGTAAGGTTGGGCTTGTAGTCTAAGAATCAGCTCCTGCAATGATGGATCATTCACCCAAGAATTCTGAATTTGTAAATACAAAGAATCATTGGGAGTGAGTAATGAGGTAGCCAAAAGTTCAGCATCAGGCATCCTGGACAATGCATCTGCTGCTTTACTCTCAGAACCTTTCTTGTattcaatggaaaaatcaaaagCCGTTAGTTTAAATATTCCAGCAACTTGGAAATCTGTGTGCACCTGTTGATCCAACGAGTGTTTTAAGGCTTTCTGATCTGTCTTAACAATAAAGTGAGTACCCCACAAATAATGTGACCATTTTGTAACAACAAAAATGAGAGCCAACAGCTCTCTATCATATACTGACATTGCTTGATGTCTAGGGGCCAAGGATTTGCCTATATAAGCAATAGGATGTCCTTGTTGCATTAACACAGCCCCAATGCCCTTCCGACTGGCATCTGTTTCAACTAAAAAGGGTTGAGAGTAGTTTGGCATAGCTAatacagaagcagaaattaatgCATGCTTCAAAGTAGTTTAGGCAGCAGTAGCTTCGTCAGATCATACAAAC
The nucleotide sequence above comes from Lycium barbarum isolate Lr01 chromosome 3, ASM1917538v2, whole genome shotgun sequence. Encoded proteins:
- the LOC132633261 gene encoding uncharacterized protein LOC132633261 isoform X3; amino-acid sequence: MPRKANSGVNYKEDFDDYEDYSYDDDDGYDYAVEDGVPPDTRSKQESVKAGVWRCPICTFDNEDAMNVCDICGVLRNPLVKHCVGSKENTVPFKFESPSPDDVVLSRIAPSRLPPKADTDKVLQLDTPSNNKEQSTEVKIELEGDPSSSTSLVKVKHGDLKDSGPSTEIRGNNGVTSNLNDMSTSSKPCNVDIGKSDSATSSSKSKPQKIVQPPQIEDNFNQLNLAIVGHVDSGKSTLSGRLLHLLGRISQKEMHKYEKEAKQQGKGSFAYAWALDESAEERERGITMTVGVAYFNTKCYRVVLLDSPGHRDFVPNMISGATQADAAILVIDASVGAFEAGIDATGGQTREHAQLIKSFGVDQIIIAVNKMDAVGYSKERFDAIKKQLGSFLRACKFKDSSVAWIPLSAMANQNLVTGPSESRLLSWFRGPCLLDAIDSLQPPQRDYSKPFLMPICDVVRAQSQGQVSICGKLERGALQTGNKVLVMPFREMATVRSLERDSQVCNAAKAGDSVTINLQGIDANHVMAGGVLCHPEFPVPVANHLELKVLILDNVVPILIGSQLEFLVHHAKEVARVVRIVSLLDPKTGKETKKSPRCLLAKQNAVIEVVLQGMVCIDEHSNCKALGRVSLRSSGRTVALGLVTRVIGKKE
- the LOC132633261 gene encoding uncharacterized protein LOC132633261 isoform X1; translation: MPRKANSGVNYKEDFDDYEDYSYDDDDGYDYAVEDGVPPDTRSKQESVKAGVWRCPICTFDNEDAMNVCDICGVLRNPLVKHCVGSKENTDGSRAVGGICKDSGASVMAESLFPSLLLQKPKKAINSEAQNYSLKTEDCFNFYRPGNMCGQFHDLYRDFCTQSHCKIDIVPFKFESPSPDDVVLSRIAPSRLPPKADTDKVLQLDTPSNNKEQSTEVKIELEGDPSSSTSLVKVKHGDLKDSGPSTEIRGNNGVTSNLNDMSTSSKPCNVDIGKSDSATSSSKSKPQKIVQPPQIEDNFNQLNLAIVGHVDSGKSTLSGRLLHLLGRISQKEMHKYEKEAKQQGKGSFAYAWALDESAEERERGITMTVGVAYFNTKCYRVVLLDSPGHRDFVPNMISGATQADAAILVIDASVGAFEAGIDATGGQTREHAQLIKSFGVDQIIIAVNKMDAVGYSKERFDAIKKQLGSFLRACKFKDSSVAWIPLSAMANQNLVTGPSESRLLSWFRGPCLLDAIDSLQPPQRDYSKPFLMPICDVVRAQSQGQVSICGKLERGALQTGNKVLVMPFREMATVRSLERDSQVCNAAKAGDSVTINLQGIDANHVMAGGVLCHPEFPVPVANHLELKVLILDNVVPILIGSQLEFLVHHAKEVARVVRIVSLLDPKTGKETKKSPRCLLAKQNAVIEVVLQGMVCIDEHSNCKALGRVSLRSSGRTVALGLVTRVIGKKE
- the LOC132633261 gene encoding uncharacterized protein LOC132633261 isoform X2, which produces MPRKANSGVNYKEDFDDYEDYSYDDDDGYDYAVEDGVPPDTRSKQESVKAGVWRCPICTFDNEDAMNVCDICGVLRNPLVKHCVGSKENTVGGICKDSGASVMAESLFPSLLLQKPKKAINSEAQNYSLKTEDCFNFYRPGNMCGQFHDLYRDFCTQSHCKIDIVPFKFESPSPDDVVLSRIAPSRLPPKADTDKVLQLDTPSNNKEQSTEVKIELEGDPSSSTSLVKVKHGDLKDSGPSTEIRGNNGVTSNLNDMSTSSKPCNVDIGKSDSATSSSKSKPQKIVQPPQIEDNFNQLNLAIVGHVDSGKSTLSGRLLHLLGRISQKEMHKYEKEAKQQGKGSFAYAWALDESAEERERGITMTVGVAYFNTKCYRVVLLDSPGHRDFVPNMISGATQADAAILVIDASVGAFEAGIDATGGQTREHAQLIKSFGVDQIIIAVNKMDAVGYSKERFDAIKKQLGSFLRACKFKDSSVAWIPLSAMANQNLVTGPSESRLLSWFRGPCLLDAIDSLQPPQRDYSKPFLMPICDVVRAQSQGQVSICGKLERGALQTGNKVLVMPFREMATVRSLERDSQVCNAAKAGDSVTINLQGIDANHVMAGGVLCHPEFPVPVANHLELKVLILDNVVPILIGSQLEFLVHHAKEVARVVRIVSLLDPKTGKETKKSPRCLLAKQNAVIEVVLQGMVCIDEHSNCKALGRVSLRSSGRTVALGLVTRVIGKKE